A DNA window from Streptococcus sp. LPB0220 contains the following coding sequences:
- the ruvB gene encoding Holliday junction branch migration DNA helicase RuvB — protein MSRILDNEIMGDEEAVERTLRPQYLHEYIGQDKVKDQLKIFIEAAKLRDEALDHVLLFGPPGLGKTTMAFVIANELGVNLKQTSGPVIEKAGDLVAILNDLEPGDVLFIDEIHRLPMSVEEVLYSAMEDFYIDIMIGAGESSRSVHLDLPPFTLIGATTRAGMLSNPLRARFGITGHMEYYEQDDLTEIVERTAEIFEMEITHEAAEELSLRSRGTPRIANRLLKRVRDFAQIMGDGLIDDTITDKALSMLDVDHEGLDYVDQKILRTMIEMYGGGPVGLGTLSVNIAEERETVEDMYEPYLIQKGFIMRTRTGRVATRKAYEHLGYPYNGD, from the coding sequence ATGAGTAGAATTTTAGACAATGAAATCATGGGCGATGAAGAGGCCGTTGAACGGACGCTGCGCCCGCAATATTTACATGAATATATCGGTCAGGATAAGGTCAAGGACCAGCTGAAAATCTTTATTGAGGCAGCCAAGCTTCGGGATGAAGCGCTGGATCATGTCCTTCTTTTTGGCCCTCCGGGGCTGGGGAAAACCACCATGGCCTTTGTCATTGCCAATGAACTGGGCGTCAATCTCAAGCAGACTTCCGGTCCTGTCATTGAAAAGGCTGGTGACTTGGTAGCTATCCTCAATGATCTAGAGCCGGGGGATGTCCTCTTTATCGATGAGATCCATCGTCTTCCTATGTCAGTTGAAGAAGTGCTCTATAGCGCCATGGAAGATTTTTACATCGATATCATGATTGGCGCTGGTGAGAGCAGCCGGAGTGTCCATCTGGACCTTCCTCCTTTCACTTTGATTGGGGCGACAACGCGAGCTGGGATGCTGTCCAATCCCTTGCGCGCTCGCTTTGGGATTACGGGGCACATGGAATACTATGAGCAAGATGATTTGACAGAGATTGTCGAGCGGACCGCCGAGATCTTTGAGATGGAGATCACCCACGAAGCTGCCGAAGAGCTTTCTCTTCGTAGTCGGGGGACTCCTCGGATTGCCAACCGCTTGCTCAAACGGGTGCGCGATTTTGCCCAGATCATGGGGGATGGCTTGATTGACGATACCATTACCGACAAGGCCCTCTCTATGCTAGATGTGGACCATGAAGGGCTGGACTATGTCGATCAAAAGATCCTGCGTACCATGATTGAGATGTACGGCGGTGGCCCGGTCGGGCTTGGGACTCTATCGGTCAATATTGCCGAAGAGCGCGAGACCGTAGAAGATATGTATGAGCCTTACTTGATTCAAAAAGGCTTTATCATGCGGACCCGGACAGGGCGCGTGGCGACTCGCAAGGCTTACGAACACCTGGGTTATCCCTACAATGGAGACT